The sequence below is a genomic window from Streptosporangium lutulentum.
TCCCCGGGCCTCGCTTCTCCGGACGCGAGATCTTCCGCCCGCCTCGCCTTCCGAGCACGATTCCTCCGCCGGTTCCCTGCCGGTCCTCTGCCGGTTCCCTGCCGGTCCTCTGCCGGTCCTCTGCCGGGAGACGGTCAGAACGACGGCCAGGTGTGGACGGGTTGGTTGGTGTGCATGTGCTCGATGTAGCGCAGGGTCATCCGGCGCAGTGCCTCGTGCCTGTCGAGGGTGTCCATCGCGTTCAGGGCGTCGCTCTGCCAGCTCGCCCCGTTCGTGCCCGTCACGCACCTGCGCTCGATGATCCCCAGCAGCCGGTCCCTGACCTCGGGATCCATCCTCCACAGGTCGAGCCCCTCGTGGGCGAGCGGCAGCAGGCGGCGCAGGATCAGCTCGGCGGCGGGCACCACGCCGAGCCCCGGCCAGTAGAGCCGGGCGTCCAGCCCGTGCCGGGCGGCCGAGTGCAGGTTCTCCTCGGCCGCGACGAACGACATGCGCGTCCACTCCGGGCGTTCGGCGTGGGGAAGCACGCGCATGAGGCCGTAGTAGAACGCGGCGTCGGCGATGACGTCCACCACCGAGGGCCCCGCGGGCAGCACCCGGTTCTCCACCCGCAGGTGCGGAATCCCGTTCACGACCGCGTAGACCGGCCGGTTCCACCGGTAGACGGTGCCGTTGTGCAGGGTCAGCTCGCCGAGCTCCGGGGTCACGCCGCGCTCCAGTTGCTCCTGCGGGTCGCCGGCGTCGCACAGGGGCAGCAGCGCGGGGAAGTAGCGGGAGTTCTCCTCGAACAGGTCGAAGACCGAGGTGATCCACCGCTCGCCGAACCACACCCTCGGCCGCACGCCCTGGGTCTTCAGCTCCACGGGCCGGGTGTCCGTGGCCTGCTCGAACAGCGGGATCCTGGTCTCCTGCCAGAGCCTCCTGCCGAACAGGAACGGCGAGTTGGCCGCCACCGCCACCTGGGGGCCCGCGATGACCTGGGCCGCGTTCCAGTGGGCGGCGAACGCCTCCGGGCCGACCTGGAGGTGGAGCTGGACGCTCGTACAGGCCGCCTCGGGGGTGATGCTGTCGGCGAAGGTGTCGAGGGTCTCGTCGCCCTCGATCGACAGGTGCAGGTCCTCGCCCCTCGCCGCGAAGATCTGCTCGTTGAGCAGCTTGTAGCGGGGATTGGCCGACAGCGTGCCCTCGTGCACGTCGTCCTCCCGCAGCGTGGGCAGGATCCCGATCATCAGCATGTGCCCGCCGACCGTGTGGGCCCGCTCCTCCGCGTGGTTGAGCCGGTCCCGGACCAGCTTCTCCAGCCGCGTGGCCCCGTCCCCCTCAAGGGACTCCGGCATGACGTTGATCTCCACGTTGAACTGACCGAGCTCGGTGGCCCAGTCGGGCTCCGCGATCGCCGCCAGCACCTCGGCGTTCTTCATCGCGGGCTCGCCCCGCTCGTCCACCAGGTTGAGTTCGATCTCCAGTCCGGCCTTCGGCCGGTCCTCCTCGAACCTAGACTCATGCAACATCCGCGCCAAGACGTCCAGGGACCGGCGAAGCTTGTCCCGGTGGCGTCTCCGGTCCTCGCGGCTGAAAACCATGGCTGGCACGTCGCGACCCATACTTCGCAGAGTCGCACATAAGTTACAGATAGTACAGACGCGACGAGACACGGCGAAGGGTCGGATCGGACACCGTGTCGTGGCGCGGCCGACAGTGCCCGGATCTTCCCGATCGTGCTCGGAGGATCAGACCAGACGCCGCGCCGTGGCCCAGCGGGAAAGCTCGTGGCGGTTGGAGAGCTGGAGCTTGCGCAGGACGGACGAGACGTGGGTCTCCACGGTCTTCACCGAGATGAACAGCTCCTTGGCGATCTCCTTGTAGGCGTAGCCCCGGGCGATCAGCCGCAGGACCTCGCGCTCGCGCTGGGTCAGCGAGTCGAGCTCGGGGTCGATCGGAGGAGCCTCGCTGGAGGCGAAGGCGTCCAGCACGAAGCCGGCGAGCCTCGGGGAGAAGACCGCGTCGCCTTCGGCCACCCGGCGGATCGCGTCGGTGAGCTCCCTGCCGCTGATGGTCTTGGTGACGTAGCCCCGGGCACCGCCGCGGATCACCCCGATGACGTCCTCGGCCGCGTCGGAGACCGACAGGGCGAGGAAACGGACCGGGGAACCCGAGCCGAGGACGCGGCGGAGCACCTCCTGGCCTCCCCCGCCGGGCATGTGCACGTCGAGCAGGACCACGTCGGGCTGGAGCTCGGCGATCGCCTTGACGGCGGACTCGACGTCCTCCGCCTCGCCGAGCACCTCGATGGAGTCGCCCAGTTCGGCCCGGACCCCGGAGCGGAACAGCCGGTGATCGTCGACGATCAGGACCTTGACAGTGCTCATGAGCCGTCCTTCGCCGGTCGCGTGCGCGGATCGCCGGATTCGCCGGATCGCGGATGCCCTGCCTGCCGGTCGTCTCCCGGTCGTCCCTCCGCCGGAGGTCCTCCGGCGGGCCGTTCCCTGACTCGCTGCTTCCTGGCTCGCTCGCTCACGCCTTCTCCAGCTTCATGGTCAACATCACTTCCGTGCCCTCGCCGGGCTCGGTCCGCACTCGGGCGCTGCCGCCGTGGCGTTCCATCCTGCCGATGATCGACTGGCGGATGCCCATCCGATCCTCGGGCACCTCCCCCATGTCGAACCCGACACCCCGGTCCCGGACGAAGATGGTGACCTCGTCCGGCTCCGCCTCGGCATAGACGGAGATGACCTCCGACCCAGAGTATTTCGCGGCGTTGACCATTGCTTGCCTCGCGGCTTGCATCATCGCGGATAATTCCGGCGTCAACGGGCCGTCGCCCACGCAGACGACCTCGATCGGCACCCCGTGCGCGTCCTCCTCCTCGGCGGCGACCCGGCGCACGGCCGCGGCCACCGACGCGTCCGCGTCCTGTTGGGGCTGGTAGAGCCAGTTTCGCAGTTCACGCTCCTGGGAACGGGCGAGCCGCATCACCTCACGCGAGTCCTGGGCGTTGCGCTGGATGAGCGTCAGCGTGTGCAACACGGAATCGTGCACGTGCGCGGCCACCTCGGCCCGTTCCTCCTGCCGGATGCGCTCGCGGCGCTCCCGCTGCAGTTCCTTCCACAGGCCGGCCAGCCAGGGGGCCGCGATCAGCCCGACACCGCCCACGACCACCAGCGTGAACACGATGCCGGAACTGGCCTGGTTCAGCTCGGCGTTGGCCGCCAGGAAGCCGATCGCGCCGACCACGACGAGCACCAGCCCCGCGAAGGTGCGGACGCGGTTCTGGCGCACCTGCCCGACCGTCGTGTTCATCCAGCGCTGGCGCCGATCGGGGTCGGCCTGCTGCCACAGGATCAGCGAGCCGATCCCGCCGACGGCGATCGGCCACGCGCCGATCCCGCCCGACGAGGCACCGGTGAGCCAGCCCAGGGACATCAGGGCCAGCCCGATCGCGACGTAGGCGGCGAGCTGGCTCCAGTCCCTGGAAGGCTCCCTGCCCTCGTACGACTCCCGCGGGGTGAACATCCACAGTGCCGCGTACGCCACGGCGCCGATCCCGTCCAGGACGGTGAGCAGCACGAACGCCAGCCGCAGCACGACCGGGTCGAGCCGTAGCTGGGCGGCGGCGCCCTGGGCCACCCCGGCGACCAGCCTGCCCTGCACCAGCCTCATCAGGCGGGGAAGGGCCGCGGGGTTCTCCGGGGGCACGGGGGCCGCGTCGCGAATTGCCTGTCGTTCAGCCATATCGTCAGCATCGTCACATGTAATGCCTCTCAATGCATCAGGCGTTCCCCTGAGACGACCCTGAGAGAGACCTGCCCTCTCCGGGACGACTCAGGGGTGTCCCGGATGCGGCCCGAACCTGGGAAGGCCACGATAAGGACATGACCGACACCGGGAGCGCACAGGACCCGACGAGCACCTTGTCCGACCCTCCGCCCACCTCCACCGCCGGCGACGACCGCGGCCTTCGGCGCAGCGACGAGGGACGCATGCTCACCGGCGTCTGCGCCGGGCTCGGACGCCACGTGGGGATCGACCCGGTCCTGTTCCGCGTCGGGTTCGCGGTGCTGGTGCTCGGCTCCGGAATCGGGATCATGCTCTACATCGCGGCGTTCCTGCTGATGCGCGAGACCAGCGGAGCCCCCGGCTACATGGAGCAGTGGACCCGGCGCGACTTCGACAGCGAGACGGTGCTGGCCCTGCTGACCGCAGTGTTCGCCCTCGGCCTGATCATCAACGTGTCCTCGGGCGGCATCGGCACCGGCACGGTCGTGGTCGGCACGACCTTCGCCATCGCCCTGCTCACCGCCCACGCGCGCGGCGTCGACCTGCTGGCGGTGGCCCGGTCCCTGCCCGATCGGCTACGCCACCGTCGCGCCCCCTCGGCGCCGTACGTGGCCTTCACGCCCGTCCCCGATCCGGACCTTCACCCCGATCCGGGCCGATCGCCCCTTACGGAGCCGTACCCGACGACCGCTCACCCCGACGCTCACGCCGACACACACGCGTCCGCGCACACCGGCACGCACGGGTCCGCGCACACCGACGGCACCTCGACCGCGCAGGCGCACCCCGCCGCCGCTCCCACCGAGGCGCGCGCGGCCTCGGAGACGTCCCCGGCCTCCACCGGGCAGTGGGACGAGCAGGAGCCCACCGCTTCCGGATCTCCGGCCCCGCGGCCCGGCCCGGGGGGACCGTACGGCGTGCCGTCGAGCCCGTATCGTCCCCGGCCGGCGTACGACTCCTCCGGCGAGCCGTTCTCGCCCTACGGCCCCTACCAGCCTCTGGATCCCAGAAAGCGGTACCAGCAGTACTCCCCCTACGACCTGGCCGAGCATGGCGCGCCGGTGCGGACGGCGCCCCAGCCGAAACGGCCCAGATCGTTCATCGGGAGCCTCACCCTATGTCTGGCCATGATCGTTGGAGGGATCATCGTGGCGATCCAGTCCGCCTCAGGATCGATCAACATGACGGTCGCCGGCGGCGCGATGCTCATCGTCATCGGCGGCGGCCTCCTGGTCGCCACCTGGTACGGCCGGGGCGCCGGCCTGGTCGCCCTCGGCACCGTCATCTCGATCGCCCTGATCGCGGGGTCCACGCTGACCGACATGCCGAAGAGGTTCGGCAGCTACAACTGGGAGCCGGCCACGCTCTCCGAGGTCGTCAGGAACTACTCGGTGGGCGTCGGCGACGGCACCCTGGACCTGAGCGAGCTGGCCCTTCCGCCGGGCTCGCGGACCGTCTTCGACGCCTCGGTGTCGGTCGGCGAGATCAACGTGATCGTTCCGGCGACGGCCAGGGTCGAGGTCAACGGCTCCACCAAACTGGGCGACGTCAAAATCGACCACGCGGTGGAGGGAGGGGCCGACATCCGGCACAACAAGATCCTCGAACCCGAGGTGACCCCGAAGGGCGACGTGGCGACCATCATTCTGAACGTCAAGGCGGGCATCGGAGACGTGGAGGTGCGCCGTGCGGCCTGACCTCGAACGGACCGGCCGCGGCCGCCTGCACCGCACGGACTGGATGGCCCTGCTCAGCGGCATCCTGTTCATCGGGGTCGGGATCGTCTTCATCAACCGCCCGGACATCGAATCACTGATCATGATCCCGATCGTCCTGGGCGGTCTGGGCCTCGCCGGCCTGGTCGCCATCCTCGCCCGCGTGATCCGGCGCTAGCCCGCCGGGCGCGCCGGCGCCGCACCGGCGGCGCGCTCAGCGATCGGCGATCCAGGAGCCGTGGAAGCCCGCGGGGACGCGGCGCGGGAGCCGTACGGACGCGACGTGGTCCAGGTCGGCGGCGCCCAGCACGAGCAGTTCCGAACCCTCTCCCGCGTGATCGGTGACGATCGACAGCAGCCAGCCGTCGTCCTCGGACCGGGCGCCGGAGGCGGGCACGAAGACCGCCTCACCCGGCCGCGCGCCGAGGTCCCTGGTACGGCCGACGCCGGTCACGGCGTCGTACTTCACCACCGCGTCCGAGGACACCGTGTAGAGGAACCGGCTGGTCCTGCCGAGCCGGTCCTCGTTGAAGGTGGGGAACTCGACGACGCGGTCGTCGAGCTGTTCCTCCCTGACCGCGCCGCTCGCCGGGTCGAGCACCCACCTGTGCAGCCTCGCGCCGTCCGCGCCGGCGGCGGGATTGGCGCTGCCTCCGATGTGGCTCCAAGTCTCCGCGAAGGCTCCCGGGGAGTAGCGGGCCGCGTCGAGCACCACCCGGCCTGCGGCGTCCTCGCGGGCGTTGCCCACATGGAACACGTAACACGGGTCCACCTCGAACCAGGTCACCCGCCCGCCACGGTCCATCACGCCGAGCCGCGCGCCGTAGGAGTCGTCCCACCGGTACGGCATGCCCCGCCCGACCAGGTCCATGTCGAAGACAACGGGCAGGTCCAGCCAGACGACGTGATTTTCCGTGATCGCAAAGTCGTGGATCATCGTCGGCCCGGGAACGTCCACGACCCGGCTGTCCACCAGTTCGCCCGTGGCGGACAGCCGGTGATAGGTCAGGTAGGGGGCGAAGAAGCCGTACCCGAAGAAGTGCAGCTCACCGGTGACCGGGTCCTGTTTCGGATGCGCGGTCATGGCGGTGGTCAGCCGCCCGCCGAAGTCCCACGGCCCGACCGTGTCCAGTTCCGGCGTCATCTCGTACGGCAGGCCGTTCTCGACGAGCGCGAGAATCCTGCCGGCATGCTGGACGACGCTGGTGTTGGCGGCGACGGCGGTCAGGTCGATGCCGTTCGGGCCGAGGAAGGGGGCGCTGTCGGTGAACTCGCGGGTGCGAACCCACCGGTTGCGGTACCACTCGGCGCGGCCGTCGCGGAGCCGCAGGCCGTGAATCATGCCGTGCCCGGTGAACCAGTGGCCCGGGTCCTGGCCGGGCAGCGGGTTGGGCCCGTTGCGGAAGTAGCGGCCGGTGAGCTCCTCCGGGAGGGTGCCGGTGACCGGCAGATCGGCGACGCCGATCTGCCGGGGACGGGAGCGAGGTTGCTCGCCAGGTATGAGGGTGTGGATACGTCCATGGCGTGCTCCGGGAAAGTCGGGGAAACGGGCGAACGGGAGCCTCGGCGTAAGCCGGTGGAGCGGGGAGCTTTGGTGTGAGCCGGTGGGACGGGGCGCGGGTGGCGCGGGCCTCGACGCGGACCGGGGCGGGGAAGCAGGCCACGCGGACCGGGAGACACGGATCAGGCGAGGCGGGCTTCGGTGCGAGCCGGGGCGAGAGATCAGGCGGCGGAGCGGGCCGCGACGATTTTGGGGTAGCGGGCGGTGAAGACGGCGGGCGCCACGAAGGTGGCGATCTTGATCACGAGGACGACGGCGGTCGCGTGTGGCGCGACGTAGAGCAAGGCGGCCAGTGAGACGGCCGCGACGACGAAGGAGACGCCCCATACCGAGGTGATGATCGCGTTGACGCGGTAGAACCGCGGCGTCCGCCACACCTCCGGCGGTGTCATGCTCCGGGCGATGCCCGGGGTGAACGGCTTGCGAATGGCCAGGGAGCCCCAGCTCGTGATTCCGAGCCAGACGTTGACCAGGGCCGGGCCGTACGGCATGAGGGGGGAATCCGGGGAGACGAAGGAGATCAGGGTGATCACGGTGAAGAACACCGCCGCGCTGGACTCGATCACCATCTGGTCCCAGTCCTTGCCCGCCCGGCGGTCGGCGACGATGACCGCGAGGGCGATCACGAGCCCGGCCACCGCGCCGTAGCGCCAGTTGTCGCTGGTGGCGATGACCGCGTAGACGATCCACGGGAGGAAACCGAGCAGGCAGGCGCCTACATGAGGCGACAGGCCGAGTCCTCGGCGGAGCAGCACGAGAAACTGGCGGCACTGATCGAATTCGTGGCCGGGGGCGACGACGACCTGTCGGTCTACGGCCTTCTCGCCCTGGAATGGGGTCTGCGCTTCAGCGCCATGCAACACGAATGGGCCGAATGGGCCGAAGGCGAGATCGAGCGGGTCTCCGGCGCGGACGCACCACCGGCGGCGCGCTGACGCGGCGAAGGGCGAGGAGTACGTAGCGGAAGAAGAGGACGTAGCCGAGGGAGGGGTCGCGGCGCAGGAGGCCGACGCCGCGGGGGCTCGCGCGAGGAGACCGGCGCACGGTCGTCCCGCTGGGAAGTCTCACGGATCAACGGCGTACCAAGCGTTAGACTGCAGGAATGTTGGCCCTGGAGTTCGTCAGTACGGTCCGCGCGACGCGAGCGGGGTTGACGGACGTGCTCTCGGACGTCACGGGCATGACCGAGTGGGGCCGGGCGCACGCTTCCGAGCTGGGGCTCGACCAGTCGTTCGTCGCCTCGGAGGAGGTGCGGCGCGAGGTGGTCGAGCTGCGGCAGGCCGTACGGTCCCTGTTCGCCAGGGCCGTCGCGCCGGGACCGGCGAGCAGCGCCGACGCCGACCGGCTGCCAGATTTCGCCGAGGCGATCGACCTGGTCAACGCCACGACGCTGGCCGTGCCGATGGCCCCGCGACTGGAATGGCCCGACGGGGAGGACCCGACGGCGACGAACGTCCTCGCGGGCCGGACGGCGGAGTCTCCACGCCTCCGCGCCGTCCTCGCGGCGTCGGCCGTCGAGCTGCTGGCCGGGACGCACCGCGAGCACCTGCGCGCCTGTCCGGCTCCGCGCTGCGTGCTCTATTTCGTCAAGGAGCACGCCCGCCAGGAGTGGTGCTCGGTGGCCTGCGGCAACCGGGCCCGCGCCGCCCGTCACTATCGCCGGCACCGGGACGACTGACCTTCACACCGGCCCTTCCCGGGGGTTTTCCCCCGCGACACCGGGACGACCGGCCTTCACACCGGCCCTTCCCCAAGGGTTCCACCCAGCCACTCCGCAGCACTGGGGCGCGACCTTCGTCCCGCCCCTCCCTCAGGGTTTTCCACACCGCACACCGGGACGACCAACCTCTCCCAGGGCTCTCCATCACCCCGCCGGTCCCCCGCTCCGTCCGCCGGCGCCTGCCGACAAGGCCGGGGATCGTCCCGGCAGGATCACCGAGACAGCGCAACGACGGTGACCTAACTCACAAACCTATAACGGGGAACTTCATATTTTTCCATTACATTTTTCTCATACGTTCTAACGGGAAGACCCGTTAGAAGCCGCGATGAGAGGAAGAAAGATGACCTTCCAGACGGGCCACATCGGCCTCAACGTCTCCGACCTCGACGCGTCCAAGGACTTCTACCTGAAGGTTTTCGGCTTCGAGGTCTTCGGCGAGTCCGGCGAGGCGGACCGGCGCTACGCCTTCCTCGGCCTCGACGGCGAGCTCCGGCTGACCCTCTGGCAGCAGAGCGAGGGCCGCTTCTCCACCGCGACGCCCGGACTTCACCACCTGTCCTTCCAGGTGCCGGACATCGAGGCGGTCCGCAGGGCCGAGACCGTGATCCGGGAGATCGGCGCCACGCTTCACCACGACGGCGTGGTGGCGCACCGCGAGGGTTCCTCCTCGGGCGGCGTGTTCTTCGAGGATCCGGACGGAATCCGGCTGGAGATCTTCGCACCGACCGGCGCGGACTCCTCCCCCGCGCCGACCGAAGGCGCTCCCACCTGCGGCTTCTTCTAGGCGATCATGAAGCACACGGGAGAGCTGGCGGTGCAGCGGAGGGCCGGGGTGCGAGCCGGGGAGTGGGGCTCGGCCAGGACGCGGCCGGAGATCCCCCCGGCGGCGGCCGAGTTCCTCACCCGGCAGCGGATGCTGGTGATCGGGGCGTCGGGGCGGGACGGGCGGCTCTGGGCGACCGCGCTGACAGGAGCCGCGGGATTCACCCGGGCCACCGGCGAGCGGACGATCGTGATCGACGCGCTGCCGGGCGAGCACGATCCGTTGGCGGGCCTCGCCGAGAACGCCGAGGCCGAGATCGGGATGCTCGCGATCGAGCCGCGGACCAGGCGCAGGATGCGGGTCAACGGCCGTGCCGTGCGGGACGGTGCGCGGCTGGTCGTGCACACGGAGCAGACGTATGCGAACTGCCCCAAGTACATCCAGGCGCGGGACATCACCGAGGAGCCGGCGGAGCCCGGCGCCGGAGGCTCCTCCTCCGCGAGGCTCCTCACCGGCGAGCACCGGGCGTGGATCGAGAGCGCCGACACGTTCTTCGTCGCCACCCGGGCTCCCGGCCTCGGCGCCGACCTGTCGCATCGGGGCGGCGACCCGGGGTTCGTCCGGGTCGCCGGCGAGCGCCGGCTGGTCTGGCCGGACTACGTGGGCAACTCGATGTACATGACGCTGGGGAATCTGGAGCTGGACGAGAGCTGCGGCCTGCTCTTCCTCGACTGGGACAGCGGTGACGCGCTGCACCTGACCGGACGCGCGCACGTCGACTGGGATCCGGGCGAGGTCCCGGGCGCGCAGCGGCTGGTCGAGTTCGAGCTGGACCTGGCCGTCCTCGTCCGGGGAGCCAGCCCGCTCCGCTGGAGGTTCGAGGACTACTCCCGCTTCAATCCGCCCGTCTCATCCGCTTCGCCGGCGTCAGCCGTGGACGACGAAGAGCACCGTGGAAAGTGAGATGAATCGGCAAAGGCATTAAATAGATGGTGAAGGAGGGTATTGAGCAAGGGTTGACCCGGAACTACAGGGGCGTAGGTTCACATTTGTCGGCTTTCACAGCTCCATCTCTTCTGGGTGCACCTGGAGGATGTATGCCCCGAATCACCATCACCGTCGACGGAATCACCTACCAGGAGGACGTCGAGCCACGTCTCCTCCTTGTTCATCTATTGCGAGATCGGCTCGGTAAGACCGGTACTCCCATCGGCTGCGACACCGGAAACTGCGGCGCCTGCACCGTGATGCTCGACGGCGTGAGCGTGAAAAGTTGTTCCGTGCTCGCCGTACAGAGCGACGAGAGCGACGTCGTCACGATCGAGGGCCTGGCCCGGGGGAACGAATGGCACCCCATGCAGAAGGCCTTTCACGAGGAGCACGCCCTGCAGTGCGGATACTGCACCCCCGGCATGATCATGGCCGCGATCGACCTGCTCAGGGATGATCCCGACCCGTCGGAGGAGACCGTCCGAGAAGGGCTCGAAGGCAACCTGTGCCGCTGCACGGGTTACTGCAACATCGTCCGGGCGGTACGGCGTGGCGCCCGGGAGATGTCGCAGCGGAGCGCCGGCGAGCGGGCCGAGCAGGAGGTGCCGACGCCATGAGCGAGCAACTCGACGCCGGTATGATCGCCGAACAGATCGCCGAGAGCGACCAGCTCAGCAGGCCCACCGACGCGCGCGAGATCGGCAGGGCCCGCAGGCGCAAGGAGGACGCCCGGCTGGTCACCGGCCGGACGACCTGGACCGACAACATCCAGCTTCCGGGCATGCTGTACGTGGCCTTCCTGCGCAGTCCGATGGCTCACGCCCGGATCACCCGGGTCGACACCTCGGCCGCGCGCACCCGGCCCGGCGTGGTCGCCGTCTACAGCGGGCAGGACTTCGCCGACGAGCAGGGCAGCCTTCCCTGCGCCTGGCCGGTCACCGAGGACATCGTGATCCCCGACCACCCGCCCATGGCCGTGAACGAGGTCCGCTACGCCGGTGAGGCGGTGGCCTGCGTGGTCGCCACCGATCGCTACAAGGCCGCCGACGCGCTGGAGGCCATCGAGGTCGACTACGAGCCGCTGGAGGCGGTCGTCGACATGACCGAGGCGCTCACCGAGGGCAGTCCCAAGGTCCACGAGAGCGGCAACAAGGCGTTCACCTGGAAGTTCGCCGGAGGCGACATCGACGCGGCGTTCCGCGACGCCCCCGTGGTGATCGACCGCACCTACGTCCAGCAGCGGCTCATCCCGAGCGCGATGGAACCCCGCGCGGTCGTGGCCACCACCGACGGCGAGACCTTCACCCTCTACTCCGCGACCCAGATCCCGCACGTGCTGCGCGTCATGCTCGCGCTGACCACCGGCATCCCCGAGCACAGGCTGCGAGTGATCGCCCCCGACGTGGGCGGCGGCTTCGGCTCCAAGCTCCAGGTCACCGCGGAGGAGGTGCTCGGCCTGCTCATCACCCGGAGGCTGGGCAAACCGGTCAAATGGACCGAATCCCGGTCCGAGGGCAACCTGACCGTGCACCACGGCCGCGACCAGCTCCAGCGGATCTCCATCGCGGCCGAGCGGGACGGCCGCATCAGGGGCGTCCGGGTCGATCTCCTCGCCGACATGGGCGCGTACCTGATGCTGGTCACGCCGGGCATCCCGATCCTCGGCGCGTTCATGTACAACGGCATCTACAAGATGGACGCCTACGATTTCACCTGCACCGGCGTCTTCACCACCAAGATGCCGACCGACGCCTACCGGGGCGCGGGGCGTCCCGAGGCCACCTTCGCGATCGAGCGGGCGGTGGACGAGCTCGCGCACGAGCTGGGCATCGACCCGATCGAGGTACGGCGCCGCAACTGGATCACCCATGAGGAGTTCCCGTACACCACGATCTGCGGGCTGACCTACGACTCCGGCAACTACGAGGCCGCCACGGACAAGGCGCTGGCGCTGTTCGGCTACGACAAGCTCAGGGCGGAGCAGGCCGACCGGCGCGACCGGCGTGATCCGGTGCAGCTCGGCATCGGCGTCTCGACGTTCACCGAGATGTGCGGGCTGGCTCCCTCGCGTGTGCTGGGAAGCCTGAGCTACGGCGCGGGCGGCTGGGAGCACTCCTCGGTCCGGATGCTTCCCACCGGAAAGGTCGAGGTGATCACCGGGACGAGCCCGCACGGCCAGGGACACGAGACGGCCTGGAGCCAGATCGTGGCCGACACGCTGGGGGTGCCGTTCGACGACGTCTCCGTGCTGCACGGCGACACGTCCATCTCGCACAAGGGCATGGACACCTACGGATCCCGCTCGCTGGTCGTGGGCGGCATCGCCGTGCTCCAGGCGTGCGAGAAGGTGAAGGACAAGGCCCGGCAGCTCGCCGCGCACATGCTGGAGGCCTCGGCCGACGACATCGAGTTCGCCGGCGGCTCGTTCAACGTCCGCGGCACCGGCTCGGGCAAGAC
It includes:
- a CDS encoding glutamate-cysteine ligase family protein, which produces MLHESRFEEDRPKAGLEIELNLVDERGEPAMKNAEVLAAIAEPDWATELGQFNVEINVMPESLEGDGATRLEKLVRDRLNHAEERAHTVGGHMLMIGILPTLREDDVHEGTLSANPRYKLLNEQIFAARGEDLHLSIEGDETLDTFADSITPEAACTSVQLHLQVGPEAFAAHWNAAQVIAGPQVAVAANSPFLFGRRLWQETRIPLFEQATDTRPVELKTQGVRPRVWFGERWITSVFDLFEENSRYFPALLPLCDAGDPQEQLERGVTPELGELTLHNGTVYRWNRPVYAVVNGIPHLRVENRVLPAGPSVVDVIADAAFYYGLMRVLPHAERPEWTRMSFVAAEENLHSAARHGLDARLYWPGLGVVPAAELILRRLLPLAHEGLDLWRMDPEVRDRLLGIIERRCVTGTNGASWQSDALNAMDTLDRHEALRRMTLRYIEHMHTNQPVHTWPSF
- a CDS encoding response regulator codes for the protein MSTVKVLIVDDHRLFRSGVRAELGDSIEVLGEAEDVESAVKAIAELQPDVVLLDVHMPGGGGQEVLRRVLGSGSPVRFLALSVSDAAEDVIGVIRGGARGYVTKTISGRELTDAIRRVAEGDAVFSPRLAGFVLDAFASSEAPPIDPELDSLTQREREVLRLIARGYAYKEIAKELFISVKTVETHVSSVLRKLQLSNRHELSRWATARRLV
- a CDS encoding ATP-binding protein → MAERQAIRDAAPVPPENPAALPRLMRLVQGRLVAGVAQGAAAQLRLDPVVLRLAFVLLTVLDGIGAVAYAALWMFTPRESYEGREPSRDWSQLAAYVAIGLALMSLGWLTGASSGGIGAWPIAVGGIGSLILWQQADPDRRQRWMNTTVGQVRQNRVRTFAGLVLVVVGAIGFLAANAELNQASSGIVFTLVVVGGVGLIAAPWLAGLWKELQRERRERIRQEERAEVAAHVHDSVLHTLTLIQRNAQDSREVMRLARSQERELRNWLYQPQQDADASVAAAVRRVAAEEEDAHGVPIEVVCVGDGPLTPELSAMMQAARQAMVNAAKYSGSEVISVYAEAEPDEVTIFVRDRGVGFDMGEVPEDRMGIRQSIIGRMERHGGSARVRTEPGEGTEVMLTMKLEKA
- a CDS encoding PspC domain-containing protein, with amino-acid sequence MTDTGSAQDPTSTLSDPPPTSTAGDDRGLRRSDEGRMLTGVCAGLGRHVGIDPVLFRVGFAVLVLGSGIGIMLYIAAFLLMRETSGAPGYMEQWTRRDFDSETVLALLTAVFALGLIINVSSGGIGTGTVVVGTTFAIALLTAHARGVDLLAVARSLPDRLRHRRAPSAPYVAFTPVPDPDLHPDPGRSPLTEPYPTTAHPDAHADTHASAHTGTHGSAHTDGTSTAQAHPAAAPTEARAASETSPASTGQWDEQEPTASGSPAPRPGPGGPYGVPSSPYRPRPAYDSSGEPFSPYGPYQPLDPRKRYQQYSPYDLAEHGAPVRTAPQPKRPRSFIGSLTLCLAMIVGGIIVAIQSASGSINMTVAGGAMLIVIGGGLLVATWYGRGAGLVALGTVISIALIAGSTLTDMPKRFGSYNWEPATLSEVVRNYSVGVGDGTLDLSELALPPGSRTVFDASVSVGEINVIVPATARVEVNGSTKLGDVKIDHAVEGGADIRHNKILEPEVTPKGDVATIILNVKAGIGDVEVRRAA
- a CDS encoding carotenoid oxygenase family protein; translation: MISRPGSHRSPPRLIRVSRSAWPASPPRSASRPAPPAPRPTGSHQSSPLHRLTPRLPFARFPDFPGARHGRIHTLIPGEQPRSRPRQIGVADLPVTGTLPEELTGRYFRNGPNPLPGQDPGHWFTGHGMIHGLRLRDGRAEWYRNRWVRTREFTDSAPFLGPNGIDLTAVAANTSVVQHAGRILALVENGLPYEMTPELDTVGPWDFGGRLTTAMTAHPKQDPVTGELHFFGYGFFAPYLTYHRLSATGELVDSRVVDVPGPTMIHDFAITENHVVWLDLPVVFDMDLVGRGMPYRWDDSYGARLGVMDRGGRVTWFEVDPCYVFHVGNAREDAAGRVVLDAARYSPGAFAETWSHIGGSANPAAGADGARLHRWVLDPASGAVREEQLDDRVVEFPTFNEDRLGRTSRFLYTVSSDAVVKYDAVTGVGRTRDLGARPGEAVFVPASGARSEDDGWLLSIVTDHAGEGSELLVLGAADLDHVASVRLPRRVPAGFHGSWIADR
- a CDS encoding CGNR zinc finger domain-containing protein; this translates as MLALEFVSTVRATRAGLTDVLSDVTGMTEWGRAHASELGLDQSFVASEEVRREVVELRQAVRSLFARAVAPGPASSADADRLPDFAEAIDLVNATTLAVPMAPRLEWPDGEDPTATNVLAGRTAESPRLRAVLAASAVELLAGTHREHLRACPAPRCVLYFVKEHARQEWCSVACGNRARAARHYRRHRDD
- a CDS encoding VOC family protein; the protein is MTFQTGHIGLNVSDLDASKDFYLKVFGFEVFGESGEADRRYAFLGLDGELRLTLWQQSEGRFSTATPGLHHLSFQVPDIEAVRRAETVIREIGATLHHDGVVAHREGSSSGGVFFEDPDGIRLEIFAPTGADSSPAPTEGAPTCGFF